The window AAAAAAATTACGGGGCATCGTCAAAGACGAGCCCCTTTATTCAAGGCTTAAACAGACCTTCAAAAACTCTTAAAAAATGCCGTCGAAACTGCCCCCAAGGCCAAACTCCGGCGCCGGATACGTGGGGCCTTGACGATAAACCCACCGCCCCTTGTGGGGATTGTGCGGGTCCGAGGGATCGGGGATATGCTCCGCATACATCCAGGTTATCTCGGCACGGTGCTTTCGCTTCTTTCCCCGGTCCTCGGCGGCTTCTTTTACGGCATCTTCCCCAGCCCTCTCCTCGTCCTTTTCCGTCCCCCCGATCTGTCTCCCGGCATCCTTTTTCTTCGGCTCTCCGGCTTGGGCGGACCGGACATTCTCCCTTTTATCCGGCGCTTTTATCCCGCCGCTGCGAATAAACTCATCCCTTCGGGGTTCCCCTGCGGAGGACGCTCCAGCGGCCTCGACAGCCGCACCGGCCTGTAAGGAAGGACGTTCTTTATCGGCAACTCTGCCGTCATCGAGTCTTGACCGTACATTATCACCCGCAAAAGGGACCGCTCCCCCACGCACCTGCAGGGTCATCGCATTCACTCCTTCTTTACGAACCGCAATTCCGCTTATCTTCGACGCCGAAGAGCTCATAAACCTCGTGGATATGATAGCACGTCAGCCTCGAAAATAAAACCTCATGCCCAGGCCGCGAGCAGTGCGGGGACAGCCTCCTCAGTCCCCGTACCCATCCGGATGGCTGCGGTGCCAGTTCCACGCCGTCGCGACGATATCCTCCATCTTGGTGACGCGCGGGGTCCAGCCCAGGACCTTCTTCGCCCTCGTTCTGTCGGCCACCAGCAGCGCCGCGTCGCGGACGTCGCCCTCGTAGAAGGGCACGGACCCCGGCAGCGCCGCCCGGTGTCCGGTCCAGAGGTTGTCCAGCACCACCACTCTCTCGCCCCGGTCCAGCAGGGCCCGCACGTTATGGGAGCCGATGTAGCCGGCCCCGCCGCAGATCAGAACGGACATGAATGGCCTCCCAGAAGTCCAGCGGGCATCGGACTGCCCGGCTACATGAACCTTTTGTAGTTCTTGGCCGTGACCTTCATATAGGGGATCCAGATGTACTTGCCGTCGGTCACCTCATAACCGACGGTCTCCTTGTTGATGGCCCGGCCCTGCGCGGCCGCGAAGGCGACCCGGACCGCGGCGGCCCCAAGGTTTCGGGCGTCGTTCAGCACCGTGCCCAGCAGGGTGCCCTTGCCCATGGCCTCCAGCGCCAGCGCTATGGCGTCCACGCCCACCACGGGGATGTACCTCGCGGCGTCACCCACGTTATAGCCCTCGGCCCTCAGCGCGTTGATGGCGCCCAGGGCCATGTTGTCGTTGTTCGCCAATACGGCCTCGATCCTCTCCAGCCCCACGGAGGTGATAAACCCCTTCATCCTCTCTGCGCCCTGGGCCCTGTCCCAGCTGGCCGTGGCACTGCCCAGCTCCTCGACCTCGAACCCACCGTCCTTCATCGCCCTGACGGAGAACTCCGTGCGCAGTATGGTGTCCTGGTGCCCCTCCTCGCCGCGCAGCATGACGTACTGAATCTTGCCGTCCCTGTTCCTGTCCGCCTCGGGGTGACTCTTGAAATAGTCCACGATCAGCTCGCCCGACAGCCTTCCGGAATCCTCGGCGTGGGCGCCCACGTACCAGACCTTATCGTAGGACTCCAGGACCTCCGCGCTCGGTTCGCGATTGATGAAGACGATCGGCAGGCCCACAGCCCTGGCCTTCTCCACAGCTGACGCAGCCATCGTGCGGTCCACGGGGTTGACGATCAGCACCTTGACGCCCTTGTTGATTAAGGCGCTCACCTGGCCGTCCTGGACCGACTGCTGGTTCTGCGAGTCCACGACCTCCAGCTCGCCCCCCAGCTTCTTCATCTCCAAGACCATGCTCCTGCGCACGCCCTTCATGAAGGTGTCGTCGAACCTGTAGATGCAGGCACCGGCCAGTATGTCCGCCGCCATGGCCGTGCCCGCCGCGCAAAACACACAAAACGCACAAAACGCACAAAAAACGAGCAGCTCCGCCGCCGAAAACGGCCAACCTCTCCCCTTCATTTTCATCAAAAAATCCCTCCTGACAATTGTCTGCCACCCTTGCCGAACCGCAAAAGATGCAAAGTACCGCACCGGGCAGCCTACGCCCGGAAAAAACAAGGAATCAGTTGCTCCTCGGCCGCGGAATGGGGTTGAAGATCACGTCGCCCATCTCCACGGAGGAGCCAGACTCCTGATCGGAGCTGACGCCGAACTCCTCCGGCAGCCCCACGGGCGTGGCGCGGAACTCCTCCTTGACCGCGGCCCGTTCCCGCGGAACCGTCAGCGCGGAACCCTCCACGGCGCGTCCCCATCGCTTCAGGACCGAGGCCCGAGCGGAGTCCGAGAAACGCAGGGGGCTCCACCAATACCGGTCCGTCCCAGGCGTCCGGAAGAACAGTTCGTTTCGGTCCTCCCCGGAGCCCTCGGCGACCTCCACCGCAGGGGACGCGGAGCCCTTTCCGGCCCCGGACGCCCCCATCCGAAGCGCCTCCATCCGAAGTGCCTCCATCCAGGCGAAGGACGCGCCCATCCAAGGGGCCCCGCCCGGAGCGTCCAGGATGCTCAGCTCGGGGGCGTTCGCCCTCAGAAACCTGCGGGCGGGCGAGTAAGGGTCCACGGCCACCCCTACCCACCAGGCCCCTCCAAACGACGCGACGTGGACGGACTCGGGCCAGCCACCCGGCAGGGTATCCCTCCGGAAATAGCGCCCCAGCTGTTCGGGCGACGGGATGGCCTCGGACTCCGCGTGATAGAGGTTCATGGCCGCGGACAGCGCATAGAGCGCCCCCACCACCCGATGCACCTCCACGTCCGGATCGACCGTGACGGCATAGGCCTTGGCGGAGGGGACGCAGGGGGCGAATAAAACCGAAAGCAGCAGGAAGCCCAGGGCTGCGGAATGAACAAATCGCATCTCGAAAAAGCTCTCCCTTCCAGATTCCGGATCAGGTTTTCAGTTCAAGGCCCGGGAACGGCGCCCCGCGCCGAACACATCCTGCCTTTATTTTATCAGCAGAGTCAAACTTTCAAGCCGCATCTCCGCGAAGGCCGCGGGGCCCTCGGCTTCCGGTCCCATGGAGGCTCAGGCGCCGCAGAGCGCCAGCGCCAGGTCGTTGACGTTCGTCCCCGTCGGTCCCGTGACCACGAGGGAGTCCGCGGCCGACAACGCCGTGTACGAATCGTTGTCCGCCAGGACCCTCTCGATGTCGATCCCGCGCCCCCGCAGCAACCCCGCCGTGCCCCCGTCCACAATCCCGCCGGCCGCGTCGGTTGGCCCGTCCGTGCCGTCCGAGCCGACGGAGACGACGACCGTACCGTCCAACCCCGCAATGCCCCGCGCGGCCGACAGCGCCAGCTCCTGATTGCGGCCCCCCCTGCCCCTTCCAGTGCTTTCGGTGAGGCGGACCACCGTCTCCCCGCCCAGGATCAGCGCGCAGGGAGCCTCAACAGGGCGTCCCGAGGCCCGCACCTCGCGCGCCAGCGCGGCCAGGAACGCTCCCGCCCCGCGCGCCTCACAGTCCAAGGTCGTGGTCAGCACGAGCGGCGCGTAGCCCAAGCCTCGGGCCGTATCCTCCGCGGCAGAGCAAAGCGCGCCCACGCTCCCCGTAACCACGGCCGTGACGTTGCCGAGGCTCTTCGGGGTCTCCAGCCTCAGGAGCTCCTCCAAGCCGGGCCGAAGCGAGATGCCGTACTTCCGTACGGTCGCCAGGGCCTCCTCCGCTGTGGAGGCGTCCGGCCAGGCCGGGCCGGACGCGATGCTGTCCAGCCGGTCGCCCAGCACGTCGGAGAGCACCACAGAGTAGACATGCGCGGGCGCGGCCATCTGCGCGAAACGCCCGCCCTTGACCGAGGAGAGGCGCTTGCGGATTCGGTTGATCTCCACGATGTCGGCCCCGCAGGCCAGGAGCTGATCCGTTACGACGACGAGGTCGTCCAGCGTCACCCCGTCCATCGGGCGCTCGAAGAGCGCCGAGCCGCCCCCAGAGACGAGGAAGAGCACGGTATCGTCGGGGCCAAGACCCCGGACCTTCCGCAGGAGCGCCTCCGTCCCCCTCAGGGTGTTCCCGTCCGGAAAGGGGTGTCCAGCCTCGAAGATCTCCAGCCCATCGATTGGGCCCATCGAGTGTCCATACTTCGTGACGACCGCCCCACCCGAGAGGTCCGGCCCCAGGAAGTCCGCCGCGGCCCTCGCCATGCGCCACGCGGCCTTGCCGATCGCGGCGACGACGACCCTGCCCTTCCCCCGGCGCGCGGAGAACGCCTCGTCCGCCAGCGCCTCCTTCACAGCACTTTCCGGCAACACCCTTTGGATAGCCTCGTGAACGATCTTCAGTGCGTCCTGACGCAGGGACCGCATCATGCTTTCCTCCTCCTTAGATGACCTTCTCTCTTAGGTGACATTCTCCTTTAGGTGACATTCTCCTTCGGACGACCTTTCGGACAAATTTGCCCGGGCAACACGCTCTCAGGCCCGGCCTTTTCCGTTATTCTACTCCTCCGCATCCGGTTGCGACATCCGACTATGTAGGCTGCAAGGGACAAAGCGAAGGATTTTTGTGATATTATTTCCTGGGCTCTTCATGAAATTTTGCCGGTCTGCGGACATGCGAGCCGGAACATCCCTCGGCTCCCTCCGTGTTCGGGAGGGCGAACCGGCGAAGGAGGTAAGCGCCATACTCAGGAACGACTCCATCAAAGAGCGGGATCCCTCGGAACTTGACGAAGTCCTCAGCTATTTTCACGAACTGGCGTTCCAGGCCGACCCCAGGAGCCCCCTCCCAGTCGCTCTGGAGGGGGACGACAGGGCGCTTGCCCTCAGGGACGTCCTGCTCCAAGTTCGCACCATGCTCTCGAGGCTGCACGAGGGCGACCTCGAGGGCACGATCGACGCCGGGGGATTCTTCGGCGTGCTGCTCGATATGCTCCGTATGGACCTGAAACATATAATGGAGCTGATGGGCCGCATGGCGGAAGGGGGCGTTCCCCCGCGCACGGAGCCCTCGGGTGGGCTTACGGAGGCGTTCGACCAAACGGCGGAGAAGTTCTCCCAAATGGCCTCGCGGCTGAAGGCCGATGAGGAGCGGTGGCGCATCGCCCTCCAATGCAGCAGGGATGGGGTGTTCGAGATTTTTCCGGGCGCGTGGGAGAGGACCTTCTGCTCCCCCAGCATGGCCGGGATGCAGCACCTTTCCCTGAAGGATCTGCCCCCCATGAAACGCTGGGTCAAGTACATCCATCCCGAGGACGTCAAGGCCCGGCATATCCTGAAGGACGTTCTGGATGGAACCTACATCAAGGGTTCTTATGATGTCGTCTTCCGCCTGCTCTGCGCGGATGGCGTCTACCGCTGGAGACAGAGCCGCGGACAGATTTTCCGGGACGCGAAGGGAAGGATCACCCGCGCCATAGGCATCCTCAGGGATATTCACAGCCGCAAGGAGCGGGAGGATGATTTCAAGTACCGCGCCACCCACGACGTCCTGACCGGGCTTCCCAGCAGGTCGCTTTTCCACCAACACCTCCTCCAGATGATGGCCAGCGCCAAGCGCACGGGCAAGTCCGTCCTGGTCGTCATGGCGGACCTGGATCACTTCAAGGACGTCAACGACACCCTGGGACATCACGCGGGGGACCTGCTGCTCCAGGAGTTCGCCGCCCGCCTCCGCTCGAGCATTCGCACCAGTGACATCGCCGCCCGCGTGGGCGGGGACGAGTTCGCGCTGCTCCTGACCTGCGACCCTGAGCCCCACAAATATGCCGCCGCCATCCAGAGGATACGGGCCTCCCTGGAGGCCCCCGTCTGTCTCGAGAAGACGTGCTACCAGATACACGCCAGCATGGGCATCGCCGTTTATCCTCAGGATGGGGACGAGCTCCTGGTCCTGCTGAAGCGTGCCGACAACGCCCTGTACCAGGCGAAGAACTCGGGACGAAACACCTATTGCTTCTTCACGCCCACACAACATCAGTCCTCCTGAAGCAGCCGGGGCCGCTCCAGCACCCCAGGCATCCCGCGCAGGTTTCTATCCTCCCTTTCTCAATCGACCACTCCTCCCGCCGTACTGCACCGGAGGGTACTTTCCCGAAGTCCCGCAGAGAGCACCCACACCATTTGCGGAGCCCGATAAACTCTAAAATTAACACTCTATTTCAATGATTTTTACGATGGGGATTGCAAAAATTATTTCCAGGTGGTAGCATTGTCGTAGATTATGGTTTTCCTTGGTTGACCAGTTAGGTTTTCTCTTTTCTACCTTTGATTTGAGTGATACTTTTTCTATCTTCTGGGACGATTTTTCCGGGACATCGGCCTTTGGCATCCGAACAGCGCGCTTGGCCAGGATAAAGACTTCAGGAGTCCTTTGTCTAGACAGAGGGTTGGAAGTCGTTGTCGGCTAAAAATTTATCGTAATATTCCATAATCTCATCGCTCCCATCGGTCGGAATGCCATGAAGCTTAAGGAGCACCGTGTTGCAGTCCATGAGGTGGAGGTACATAGCCCTCTCGGCGTCCCTCCGGCGGGAGGCGGCGAGGGCCTCGAAGATCTCCCGGTTCTGCCTCATGGAGCGGTCCAGCCATCCCTCGGCCACGTAGGCCTGCGTCAGCTTCGTCCTGATCGCGGCGGTAGCCTCCTCGATCACGTGATAGATGCCGTCGAAGATGCGATTGAAGAGGTCGTTGCGAGCGGCGCGGATGATCAGGGAATGAAAGATCGTGTTCCAGCGGGTCTTGCCGCAGACCTCGTAGGAGCCCAGCCGGTATTGCTCCTCCATGTTCGTCAGGCACTCCTCGATTCGTTTGAGGTCGTTCGAGGAACGGCGTTTTGCCGCAAGCCCCGCGGCGGGCACCTCGATGAACACGCGCGTCTCGTAGGCCTGGGCCAGAGCGCGGGAGGGAATGGCGGCCGAGGCCTGAATGTTGGTCAGCAGAAAGCCCGTGTCGCCGACGCTTCGGAGAAAAGTGCCGAGCTTGCCCCGAGCCTCGATGACCCCAAGGTAGTCCAGAATGATCAGCGCCTCGCGCAGAAGCGGCCGCGTCACCCCAAGCCGCTCGGCAAGCTCTCGTTCGCTGGGCAGCCTTCCCTCCGAGTCGGCGAGCTCCCCGGAGCGGATGGATTCGGTGATGATCGAAATCAGTTTTTCTCTGCCGCGGCGTTCCTCGTTCCGGCCTTCCGTAATCGGCTTCAAGTTCATGGGATGAGGTCCTTCCTGTCGTTTTACGATATTTTTCGAAATTTTACGCTCCGACGCCCGGGGCCGTTTCGTCAATCCGCTTCATTATAGCGGCTTCCTCCTACTTCGAACCGGCTGCGGCGCGTCGAAACATCCTCGAGGTGACGGCATGCATTCTCTGACGACGGTACACATCACAGCAGCCTCCATTACGCTTCTGGCCATCACGTTCCTGGGGCTGAGGGCCGGAAAAAGCGTGCGGAACGCCTCGGACTTCAGCGACGGAGGACGCAGTGCGTCGGCCCTGCTGGTAACGGGGGCGATTCTGGGAACGCTCATCGGGGGGTCCTCGACGATCGGTACGGCGCAGCTGGCCTGCCGATGGGGGCTTTCCGCCTGGTGGTTCACCCTGGGGGCCTCCCTGGGCTGTGTGGCCCTCTTCTTCCTGGTCGACCCGCTCCGCAACAGCCGCTGCCTGACCATTCAGCAGATGATCGCCTCGAGGTACGGCGTCCTGTCGGGCATCGTCACCTCCATCCTGACGACGCTCGGCATCGTCCTCAATATCGTGGCGCAGATCCTGGCTGCCAACGCTCTGTTCTTCGTTCTGTTCGGGCTGCCCCCCGAGGCTTCCGCAGCCCTTACCGTCGTCATCATGGCGAGCTATATGGCGGGCGGCGTGAAGGGGGCCGGCCTCCTCGGCATCGTCAAGATGGTCCTCATCTACGCCGGATGCCTGGCCGGAGGAGCCGTGGCCTTTCACGGACTGGACTGGGGGGCCTTCGAGAGCCTGTTCCCGGCGGAGCGCTATCTGAACCTCTTCGCCAGAGGGATCGGCCCGGACCTGGGAGCCGGCCTCTCCGTGATGCTGGGCGTGGTGTCCACACAGACCTACATCCAGGCCATACTGTCGGCCAAAAACTCCAGGGAGGCCAGGAAGGGAGCCCTGCTTGGAGCGTTGCTCATCCCACCCGTCGGTATTCTGAGCATCCTGGTCGGCTACTTCATGATGGCGCGTTACCCCACGATCGACCCGGCCCAGGCCTTTCCACTGTTTGTCGTGAACTGCCTGCCCCCCGCATTCGGAGGGGTCATCCTCGCGGCGCTGCTGATCGCCGTCGTAGGGACCGGGGCGGGCATGGCCCTCGGTTTCGGTACCATCGTCACCAACGATCTCTATCTGAAGTTCATCAATCCCAAGGCCGACAGCCGCCGCCTCCTTTGGGTCAACAGGATGACGATCCTGGCGTCTTTGATCGTCTCAGCCCTCTTCGTCCTCTGGAACCGCGGAAGCGCCATCCTGCGCTGGGGGTTCCTCTCCATGGGGCTTCGGGCCGTCGTGCTCCTGGTCCCCATGCTCTTCACGTTTTTCACGAAGGAGAGGGTCGGCGGGGGGTACGTCATCCTGTCCAGTTCCCTTGGATTGGCGGCGATGTTGGCCGCGGAACGGATGAGCCTCCCCGTGGACGGGTTGTTCCTGGGGACGGCGGCCAGTTTCTTCGTCATGTATCTGGGCTGGCGGTTCTCCCGGGACGGAAGTGCTCGAGATTATAAGGAGGAATGAGGATGGACAGGGAGAGGCTGATGGATCTGATCTGGCACATGAACGCCCAGATATCCGCACAGCAGGAGAGCCTGCTGCTGGCCCGAACCCTCCGCGAGAAGATGGACGAAGTCCTGCCGGGACTGCTGCGGGATGTCCGCGGAGGCCCGGACGGGGCCGCCGGAGCCATGCTTCTGCGCGAGCTCTCTCAGGCCAGGGAGCGCTGG is drawn from uncultured Fretibacterium sp. and contains these coding sequences:
- a CDS encoding glycerate kinase — protein: MMRSLRQDALKIVHEAIQRVLPESAVKEALADEAFSARRGKGRVVVAAIGKAAWRMARAAADFLGPDLSGGAVVTKYGHSMGPIDGLEIFEAGHPFPDGNTLRGTEALLRKVRGLGPDDTVLFLVSGGGSALFERPMDGVTLDDLVVVTDQLLACGADIVEINRIRKRLSSVKGGRFAQMAAPAHVYSVVLSDVLGDRLDSIASGPAWPDASTAEEALATVRKYGISLRPGLEELLRLETPKSLGNVTAVVTGSVGALCSAAEDTARGLGYAPLVLTTTLDCEARGAGAFLAALAREVRASGRPVEAPCALILGGETVVRLTESTGRGRGGRNQELALSAARGIAGLDGTVVVSVGSDGTDGPTDAAGGIVDGGTAGLLRGRGIDIERVLADNDSYTALSAADSLVVTGPTGTNVNDLALALCGA
- a CDS encoding GDP-mannose 4,6-dehydratase, translated to MSVLICGGAGYIGSHNVRALLDRGERVVVLDNLWTGHRAALPGSVPFYEGDVRDAALLVADRTRAKKVLGWTPRVTKMEDIVATAWNWHRSHPDGYGD
- a CDS encoding sodium:solute symporter family protein, giving the protein MHSLTTVHITAASITLLAITFLGLRAGKSVRNASDFSDGGRSASALLVTGAILGTLIGGSSTIGTAQLACRWGLSAWWFTLGASLGCVALFFLVDPLRNSRCLTIQQMIASRYGVLSGIVTSILTTLGIVLNIVAQILAANALFFVLFGLPPEASAALTVVIMASYMAGGVKGAGLLGIVKMVLIYAGCLAGGAVAFHGLDWGAFESLFPAERYLNLFARGIGPDLGAGLSVMLGVVSTQTYIQAILSAKNSREARKGALLGALLIPPVGILSILVGYFMMARYPTIDPAQAFPLFVVNCLPPAFGGVILAALLIAVVGTGAGMALGFGTIVTNDLYLKFINPKADSRRLLWVNRMTILASLIVSALFVLWNRGSAILRWGFLSMGLRAVVLLVPMLFTFFTKERVGGGYVILSSSLGLAAMLAAERMSLPVDGLFLGTAASFFVMYLGWRFSRDGSARDYKEE
- a CDS encoding sensor domain-containing diguanylate cyclase, which codes for MRAGTSLGSLRVREGEPAKEVSAILRNDSIKERDPSELDEVLSYFHELAFQADPRSPLPVALEGDDRALALRDVLLQVRTMLSRLHEGDLEGTIDAGGFFGVLLDMLRMDLKHIMELMGRMAEGGVPPRTEPSGGLTEAFDQTAEKFSQMASRLKADEERWRIALQCSRDGVFEIFPGAWERTFCSPSMAGMQHLSLKDLPPMKRWVKYIHPEDVKARHILKDVLDGTYIKGSYDVVFRLLCADGVYRWRQSRGQIFRDAKGRITRAIGILRDIHSRKEREDDFKYRATHDVLTGLPSRSLFHQHLLQMMASAKRTGKSVLVVMADLDHFKDVNDTLGHHAGDLLLQEFAARLRSSIRTSDIAARVGGDEFALLLTCDPEPHKYAAAIQRIRASLEAPVCLEKTCYQIHASMGIAVYPQDGDELLVLLKRADNALYQAKNSGRNTYCFFTPTQHQSS
- a CDS encoding FCD domain-containing protein — its product is MNLKPITEGRNEERRGREKLISIITESIRSGELADSEGRLPSERELAERLGVTRPLLREALIILDYLGVIEARGKLGTFLRSVGDTGFLLTNIQASAAIPSRALAQAYETRVFIEVPAAGLAAKRRSSNDLKRIEECLTNMEEQYRLGSYEVCGKTRWNTIFHSLIIRAARNDLFNRIFDGIYHVIEEATAAIRTKLTQAYVAEGWLDRSMRQNREIFEALAASRRRDAERAMYLHLMDCNTVLLKLHGIPTDGSDEIMEYYDKFLADNDFQPSV
- a CDS encoding galactose ABC transporter substrate-binding protein, with the translated sequence MKMKGRGWPFSAAELLVFCAFCAFCVFCAAGTAMAADILAGACIYRFDDTFMKGVRRSMVLEMKKLGGELEVVDSQNQQSVQDGQVSALINKGVKVLIVNPVDRTMAASAVEKARAVGLPIVFINREPSAEVLESYDKVWYVGAHAEDSGRLSGELIVDYFKSHPEADRNRDGKIQYVMLRGEEGHQDTILRTEFSVRAMKDGGFEVEELGSATASWDRAQGAERMKGFITSVGLERIEAVLANNDNMALGAINALRAEGYNVGDAARYIPVVGVDAIALALEAMGKGTLLGTVLNDARNLGAAAVRVAFAAAQGRAINKETVGYEVTDGKYIWIPYMKVTAKNYKRFM